A single genomic interval of Ruminococcus sp. NK3A76 harbors:
- the flgK gene encoding flagellar hook-associated protein FlgK: MRPTFLGFEASKTALFASQKALDITGNNLANINSIGYTRQRVDQVSVNYMNTSTAAGYLHNQVAIAGQGTSVIGIGQTRDKLLDTAFRNQSADVGDYSTRSAIMTDIEDALQEFDTGVDGNGYGLRNAVSELFEALEDFSTDAGSPTFAAVTSDAFENVVRSIRETTEALDNLSDKYKDSLKTDVDDVNQYFKEIADYNRRIKDALVSNDYTSEYGPNELLDARNKVLDELAAYGEIGVSYNSDGTINVSLGSKTAVKGLEVDDLMYSENTDGTVNVLWKSSAQPADTGKGILSAEQKMLNGRGVNMQSNTESADRGILYYKDKINSFAVQFAAICNNTIPDQVDTDGTVLSYKKLVGCEMPDGEVYPDMHVDANNIWITDELSESARYLLNDNGKNIDNTGLLNLTAKLTNSKFEFDGYTGTFENFVDDYVVTLGSDLSYVNENYEAAVTVGNNISEMRDSVTGVSETEETANMLMYNRAFQAASRMMTVMDDLLDVIINQMAV, from the coding sequence ATGAGACCTACGTTTTTGGGCTTTGAAGCCAGCAAGACTGCGCTTTTTGCAAGCCAGAAAGCGCTCGATATAACAGGTAATAACCTTGCGAATATCAATTCGATAGGCTATACAAGACAGCGTGTCGATCAAGTCTCTGTCAATTATATGAATACCAGCACAGCAGCAGGCTACCTGCATAATCAGGTGGCTATAGCAGGCCAGGGCACAAGCGTTATAGGTATAGGGCAGACAAGAGATAAGCTGCTCGATACGGCTTTCCGTAACCAGAGCGCTGATGTCGGCGACTATTCTACACGTTCGGCTATCATGACGGATATCGAGGACGCTTTGCAGGAATTCGATACGGGCGTTGACGGCAACGGCTACGGCCTGAGAAACGCTGTGTCCGAGCTCTTTGAAGCTCTGGAGGATTTCTCGACAGACGCCGGCAGCCCGACATTTGCGGCTGTTACAAGCGATGCGTTTGAGAACGTTGTGAGAAGTATCCGTGAGACTACCGAGGCTCTTGATAACCTGTCTGATAAGTATAAGGACAGCCTTAAGACTGACGTTGACGATGTCAACCAGTATTTCAAGGAGATAGCTGACTATAACAGAAGAATAAAAGACGCCCTCGTTTCAAATGACTATACCTCAGAGTATGGCCCCAACGAGCTGTTGGATGCAAGAAACAAGGTGCTCGATGAGCTCGCTGCCTACGGCGAGATAGGCGTTTCGTATAACAGCGACGGCACTATCAACGTGTCGCTCGGCTCGAAGACCGCTGTCAAGGGGCTTGAAGTCGATGACCTTATGTACAGCGAGAATACCGACGGCACAGTAAACGTGCTCTGGAAATCCTCTGCACAGCCTGCTGACACCGGCAAGGGCATACTCAGCGCCGAGCAGAAGATGTTAAACGGCCGTGGCGTGAATATGCAGAGCAATACCGAGAGCGCTGACAGAGGTATACTATATTATAAGGATAAGATAAATTCATTCGCAGTGCAGTTTGCGGCGATATGTAACAATACTATCCCCGACCAGGTGGATACCGACGGCACAGTGCTCAGCTATAAGAAGCTCGTCGGCTGTGAGATGCCAGACGGCGAGGTGTATCCCGATATGCACGTCGATGCAAACAATATCTGGATAACCGATGAGCTCTCAGAGAGCGCAAGATACCTGCTGAACGACAACGGCAAGAATATAGACAACACGGGGCTTCTGAACCTCACCGCAAAGCTCACCAACTCCAAGTTTGAGTTTGACGGCTATACGGGTACGTTTGAAAACTTCGTGGATGACTATGTGGTAACGCTCGGAAGCGACCTGAGCTATGTTAACGAGAACTATGAGGCGGCAGTGACCGTGGGCAACAATATCTCTGAGATGCGTGATTCCGTAACGGGCGTTTCGGAGACGGAGGAGACCGCCAATATGCTTATGTATAACCGTGCTTTCCAGGCTGCTTCGAGAATGATGACTGTTATGGACGACCTGCTTGATGTCATCATCAACCAGATGGCCGTCTGA
- the flgN gene encoding flagellar export chaperone FlgN, with translation MTAFEEYYGFMERFTAFYIEAQKCELEKFDALMSCELPRIQEAMNNYQSVIKKAQAYEEERIELCKKLGFENMAFSEVLRHFDDDEKTKLTEQKNRLTSIVKNIKYLNKRSMDFVNVQLGEIEQAASISAIYNTKGLADSHLSNSNLLNKSI, from the coding sequence TTGACAGCGTTTGAGGAATACTATGGCTTTATGGAAAGATTTACAGCCTTTTATATCGAGGCGCAGAAGTGCGAGCTTGAAAAGTTCGATGCGCTCATGAGCTGCGAGCTCCCCCGTATACAGGAGGCTATGAACAACTACCAGTCTGTGATAAAGAAGGCTCAGGCGTATGAGGAAGAACGCATAGAGCTTTGTAAGAAGCTGGGCTTTGAAAATATGGCGTTCTCGGAAGTGCTCAGGCATTTTGACGATGATGAGAAGACTAAGCTCACCGAGCAGAAGAACAGACTCACCTCTATTGTCAAGAATATAAAGTATCTCAATAAGAGATCTATGGACTTTGTGAATGTTCAGCTCGGGGAGATAGAGCAGGCAGCGTCTATCTCGGCGATATATAATACCAAGGGGCTTGCAGACAGCCACCTTTCAAATTCCAACCTGCTCAATAAATCTATCTGA
- a CDS encoding flagellar biosynthesis anti-sigma factor FlgM, which produces MNIRFDAMRNYSTQGLKTPQAPVRPSGDVRAQGASFKNDVVSIKADASDVAAAKVRSTIAANVNSLSSADRINALKASIADGSYFVSSEDIAGSILERLA; this is translated from the coding sequence ATGAATATCAGATTTGATGCAATGCGTAATTATAGCACTCAGGGGCTCAAGACCCCTCAGGCACCTGTAAGGCCTTCCGGTGATGTGAGGGCTCAGGGTGCGTCATTCAAAAACGATGTGGTGTCTATCAAGGCAGACGCATCAGACGTTGCAGCAGCAAAGGTGAGAAGCACTATCGCTGCCAATGTCAACTCCTTAAGCTCTGCTGACAGGATAAATGCACTTAAGGCAAGTATCGCTGACGGAAGCTATTTCGTGTCCTCCGAGGATATAGCAGGCAGCATACTCGAACGCCTTGCTTAA
- the thrS gene encoding threonine--tRNA ligase, with translation MEKEQFLEVYRHSLAHILAKAVIELYGKEVQYAIGPQIADGFYYDFTFPEGVTVTTEDFAKIDNKMHEIIKRREDWKREEVSKAKAAEMFASQKFKMEIIEGLADDETIIVYYTGEDYVDLCRGPHVDNSQELMGAAFELRAVSGAYWKGDEKNDSLTRIYAYAFPDKAALKAHKQLIKEALERDHKKLGKELDLFMFDHTAPGMPYWLPRGWKLFNSLLTYWREVHERHGYTEIAGPVISKKELWVTSGHWAHYMDGMFVIPGENEDDPDTFALKPMNCPNAIKVYMSKQRSYKELPIRINQVDTIHRKEKSGELNGLFRVQLFRQDDAHILVTEEQIADEIMDILSIATELYDTFGLTYTAELSTRPDDYMGDINVWNKAEADLKAILDKVYGEGGYELNEGDGAFYGPKIDLKMKDALGREWQMGTIQLDFQLPLNFKMKYIAADGSEKQPVMIHRAIFGSFERFIGIIIENYKALFPFWLNPFQVGIVPIRTEHNEYAKKVFDLLTKNHIRAEVDYTDDNMKNKIKKFKNYKDPYIIVLGDSEAENETVSINIRGNKKLNDVPLDKFVEMCVKMNEEKPLEITDTLL, from the coding sequence ATGGAAAAAGAACAGTTTCTGGAAGTTTACAGACACTCGCTGGCTCATATACTCGCAAAGGCAGTTATCGAGCTTTACGGCAAGGAAGTCCAGTATGCGATAGGGCCGCAGATAGCTGACGGCTTCTACTATGACTTCACCTTCCCCGAGGGTGTGACTGTGACTACCGAGGACTTTGCAAAAATAGACAACAAGATGCACGAGATAATCAAAAGACGTGAGGACTGGAAGCGTGAGGAAGTCTCAAAGGCTAAGGCTGCTGAGATGTTCGCTTCGCAGAAGTTCAAGATGGAGATAATCGAGGGTCTTGCTGATGACGAGACTATCATCGTTTACTATACAGGCGAGGATTATGTTGACCTCTGCCGTGGACCTCATGTTGACAATTCGCAGGAGCTTATGGGTGCGGCTTTCGAGCTTCGTGCTGTTTCCGGCGCTTACTGGAAGGGCGACGAGAAAAACGACAGCCTGACCCGTATTTACGCATACGCATTCCCGGACAAGGCAGCTCTTAAGGCTCACAAGCAGCTTATAAAGGAGGCTCTGGAAAGAGACCACAAGAAGCTCGGCAAGGAGCTTGACCTCTTTATGTTTGACCACACAGCACCCGGTATGCCCTACTGGCTGCCAAGAGGCTGGAAGCTCTTTAACTCGCTCCTTACCTACTGGAGAGAGGTTCACGAGCGCCACGGCTACACAGAGATAGCAGGTCCTGTGATCTCGAAGAAGGAGCTTTGGGTAACATCGGGTCACTGGGCACACTATATGGACGGAATGTTCGTTATTCCCGGCGAGAATGAGGACGACCCCGACACATTCGCACTAAAGCCCATGAACTGCCCCAACGCAATAAAGGTATACATGAGCAAGCAGCGCTCATACAAGGAGCTGCCTATCAGGATAAATCAGGTAGACACTATCCACAGAAAGGAAAAGTCAGGCGAGTTAAACGGCCTGTTCCGTGTTCAGCTTTTCAGGCAGGACGATGCGCATATCTTAGTTACCGAGGAGCAGATAGCTGACGAGATAATGGATATCTTAAGCATAGCTACCGAGCTTTATGACACATTCGGCCTTACATACACAGCAGAGCTTTCAACACGTCCTGACGACTACATGGGCGACATCAATGTATGGAACAAGGCTGAGGCTGACCTTAAGGCTATACTTGACAAGGTATACGGCGAGGGCGGCTATGAATTAAACGAGGGCGACGGCGCATTCTACGGCCCGAAGATAGACCTTAAGATGAAGGACGCTTTAGGCAGAGAATGGCAGATGGGTACTATACAGCTTGATTTCCAGCTGCCGCTCAATTTCAAGATGAAGTACATAGCAGCAGACGGCTCAGAGAAGCAGCCTGTAATGATACACCGTGCTATATTCGGCTCGTTTGAGAGATTTATCGGTATCATAATAGAAAACTACAAGGCACTGTTCCCCTTCTGGCTCAATCCCTTCCAGGTTGGCATCGTGCCGATAAGAACAGAGCACAACGAGTATGCAAAGAAGGTATTTGACCTGCTCACAAAGAACCATATCCGTGCCGAGGTGGACTATACCGACGACAACATGAAAAACAAGATCAAGAAGTTCAAGAACTACAAGGATCCCTACATCATCGTGCTCGGCGACAGCGAGGCTGAGAATGAGACAGTTTCGATAAACATCAGAGGCAACAAGAAATTAAACGACGTGCCGCTTGACAAGTTTGTTGAGATGTGCGTAAAGATGAACGAGGAAAAGCCGCTGGAAATAACAGACACGCTCCTATAA
- a CDS encoding protein phosphatase 2C domain-containing protein, whose product MGKGYTQPQVNIFTAAGSRHGHDSAENQDAALFCHDERYSVICLADGVSACIQAKQGAENACRASAEFMLAHAQRLFKMTGQDISHTLTDYVLYSLRELSAKSGVSCEEYSSTLACVLLDREDDNILYFSVGDSLITAARNGDLYIVAMPSDSREGCCVTTTVDAASAAKSGVIDAHGISSVMLCSDGAWRIMYRRSRLLPAFGKLLQKGDCAALGKALLSQERADDCTVIIMDKTNLSGRNTQ is encoded by the coding sequence ATGGGCAAGGGGTATACACAGCCGCAGGTAAACATCTTCACCGCCGCCGGCAGCCGCCACGGGCATGACAGCGCCGAAAATCAGGACGCAGCTCTTTTTTGCCACGATGAGCGCTACAGCGTAATATGCCTTGCAGACGGCGTTTCGGCCTGCATACAGGCAAAGCAGGGCGCTGAGAATGCCTGCAGGGCATCGGCTGAGTTTATGCTCGCTCATGCACAAAGGCTCTTTAAAATGACAGGGCAGGATATCTCGCACACGCTGACCGACTATGTGCTCTACAGCTTAAGGGAGCTGTCGGCAAAAAGCGGTGTAAGCTGCGAGGAATATTCAAGCACCCTGGCCTGCGTGCTGCTTGACAGGGAAGATGATAATATCCTCTATTTCAGCGTCGGCGACAGCCTTATCACAGCCGCCCGAAACGGTGATCTGTACATCGTCGCCATGCCCTCTGACAGCCGTGAGGGGTGCTGTGTGACGACTACTGTAGATGCGGCATCGGCGGCAAAGTCAGGGGTGATCGACGCTCACGGCATAAGCTCTGTCATGCTATGCTCGGACGGGGCGTGGAGGATAATGTACCGCCGCAGCAGGCTTTTGCCGGCCTTTGGAAAGCTGCTGCAAAAAGGCGACTGCGCCGCACTTGGCAAAGCGCTTTTATCACAGGAGCGTGCTGATGACTGCACCGTGATAATAATGGATAAAACTAATCTATCAGGGAGGAACACTCAATGA